The Fusarium musae strain F31 chromosome 10, whole genome shotgun sequence DNA window GATGGTGGGTAAAAGACCATTGCGAATGAGAAAAGTCCCGCGCTTCAGTCGGCGCGATCTGGTGATGGTGCAGTTAGATTGATCTGATAAGATCTTGGTGTCCTCGTTTCTCCCACCTGCGCCCTTTTCTATGCGACCCCGCATCTGATGTGATTGCTTGGCGATCGGCGGATGTTGCCGAAGGCTTATCGGGGATTTGTCTGCATGATTCAGAAAAGATGCAATTGCCTGTCCACCTTGACCGCAGCTCGTGATATACAGTGCAAGCTGAGGATCAATCGAGATCACCGAGAAGGGCAGATTCATGAGATGGTGTGTAACAGATTATTTAGTCTATACTGATATATATGCTTCTAATCCACCCTCTAAGTATTAACATTACTATCGCTCATCCTGCAAATCATATCCTCCATCTAAATCGTGAATCTCATGACCGCTTAAGGGAGAGCAGCAGGGGAGTAGCTCTGGTCAGGCTTGACGACCTTGCCACCAGCAAGCTGCTTATCAGTGTAGCTGGGGTAGATGATCtgcttcttgctgctgaCGACCGAGAGAGTAGTGAAGCCCTTGTCGGCACCGAACTGGCCACTCCAGCCAGAGGTGATGGTGAAGGTGCCGCACTTGGCAGGGCCACCGTTGGCCTTGGAGGCAGGCTTGCCCTTGACGACGTACTTGCAGGCGGTGGCGGCGCCGCTGCCggtgttgatcttgaagttCCAGGTGCAGGTGGTATCAGCCTTGTCGCATGAGCGGGAGAGAGACTGGATTGTCCACTGGGGAGAGGCGGCCATCATGGAGACTGAGTCGGCGGGGGCAGGGGCTGCGACTGCGCCGGTGGCGGAGACGAGAGCGATGAGAGCGGCGGTGAACTTCATTTTGATGGTTGAAAGTGGAAGAGTAGTAGTTGAGAGAAGTGTTTGGTGGTTGTGTGAAGAGTGGGTTGTTGTGAGTGTAGAGTGTTTGtagagaagatgagatgagatgattgatgatgagaatgctGATTATCGCAGGTTGATCAGTGAGTCTTTATAGATCTCGCAAAAGTGCAAAAGGTATTAATAGACTCATGACTTCATATCTCCCGGATCATCGGCTCCATAGTGTTGAGCTCTGATGTTCGCTCTAGCCGATACTACAGCTGACCATTTGACGGTAACGTTTGATCCAGGCTTAGGCCCAGCCTCACATTCTAGAACCCCAAGTCCGTAGCACGACAGAAAAGTCCAGGCATTTCTCCAGTGACGCTATCTGCCGACTTCCCGTCTTATTTTTGCGCCCAGCCCCTTCGAGACCTGGGGAACCCCGAGAGCTACGGCGAAGCTTTAGCCTCTACAAGCTTAGCCTGTTCGCTTTCTAGCGAATTAGGGCGTGATTTATTCTTGGAATCTTTACCCCTGCGCATTTCATGCCTGATGCAGTTACGAGCTTCTGGCAATACGAACAGATCAGCTGGAACTATTGTTTGTCCCTTGCCCCTGCATTTCAACTCACTGCGATATTTGTCTTAGGGAATCTCGTAAA harbors:
- a CDS encoding hypothetical protein (EggNog:ENOG41), coding for MKFTAALIALVSATGAVAAPAPADSVSMMAASPQWTIQSLSRSCDKADTTCTWNFKINTGSGAATACKYVVKGKPASKANGGPAKCGTFTITSGWSGQFGADKGFTTLSVVSSKKQIIYPSYTDKQLAGGKVVKPDQSYSPAALP